Genomic window (Megamonas funiformis):
GGAGGTTAGATGAGATATGGGATATATAATTAAGCGAATTTTTAATGCATTTATTGTTTTATGGATAGTTATAACTATAACTTTTTTTCTAATGCATGCTATACCAGGAGGGCCTTTTACGGCAGAAAAATCTTTGCCTCCATATGTATTACATAGTATAGAAGAAAGATATAAATTAAATGACCCTTTATATAAACAGTATGGTGATTATTTATGCAATTTAGTACAAGGTGATTTAGGACCATCATTTAAATATCCAGGTCGTAGTGTAAATGATATCATCAAAGACGGTTTTCCAGTATCTTTTAAATTGGGTATAGAAGCAATTTTAATAGCAATTATCATCGGCATACCAGCGGGAATATTAGCAGGTGTGAAAAAAGATAAATGGCAAGATAGGGCAGTTAATTTTTTTACGACTTTAGGAGTTGCTGTGCCTAGTTTTGTTGTGGCGGCATTACTTATATATGTATTATCGACAAAATTGCATTTATTGCCAGCTGCTATGTGGAATGGTTGGCGATATGAAATCATGCCAGCTTTGGCTTTATCAGGAATGCCGATGTCATTTATCGCTAGATTGACGCGTTCTAGTATGCTGGATATTTTATCACAAGATTATATAAAAACAGCGAGAGCCAAAGGTTTATCATGGAGCAAAGTTTTGATAAAACACGCTTTGCCTAATTCATTAATTCCTGTAGTAACTTATTTAGGCCCTATGACAGCTAGTATTTTGACAGGTAGTTTTGTCATTGAAACTATTTTTGCGATACCAGGATTGGGGCAATATTTTGTAACTAGTATTTATAATCGAGATTATACTGTAATTTTAGGTGTAACAATTTTTTATAGTGTGATTGTAATTGTTTTAAATATGGTAGTGGATTTACTTTATCCGTTATTAGACCCACGCATTAAAATCGGTGAAGAAAAAGGTGAATGAAGATGATAAATAAAGATTTATTTGTGCCTTTAGAGCGA
Coding sequences:
- a CDS encoding ABC transporter permease, which encodes MGYIIKRIFNAFIVLWIVITITFFLMHAIPGGPFTAEKSLPPYVLHSIEERYKLNDPLYKQYGDYLCNLVQGDLGPSFKYPGRSVNDIIKDGFPVSFKLGIEAILIAIIIGIPAGILAGVKKDKWQDRAVNFFTTLGVAVPSFVVAALLIYVLSTKLHLLPAAMWNGWRYEIMPALALSGMPMSFIARLTRSSMLDILSQDYIKTARAKGLSWSKVLIKHALPNSLIPVVTYLGPMTASILTGSFVIETIFAIPGLGQYFVTSIYNRDYTVILGVTIFYSVIVIVLNMVVDLLYPLLDPRIKIGEEKGE